From Astatotilapia calliptera chromosome 19, fAstCal1.2, whole genome shotgun sequence, a single genomic window includes:
- the LOC113012579 gene encoding GTPase IMAP family member 7-like, with amino-acid sequence MVDYLMTENGVTGYTESMLSESMKRRTEDSAMNMLKMKVREAEEKEQAFMQLLQQQEQRRAKELEELNAKHDEERKKEGAEQKQYEAKRENLEEAVRSHRAMLQLQISTPDDDEKNKISVIFLGLSGSGKSSALNVILERAGSQYSINGSTHEPALLTVFCERKEVYAAGRKLILVDTPELWDEDGVENVELVKDCLALAVPGPHVFLLVLQVGRFTQGECEMFGHLQKIFGREFAEHAIVLFVQFDNNKCRPQKINNYVAGAHSALQDLVRKCGSRYYELNIIKSQNALSYPQVKDLLSGISKLVASHGGHPHIVKRFSLQELQERNKVIEERKEGALEVNYLLREN; translated from the exons ATGGTTGACTACCTGATGACTGAAAATGGCGTCACAGGTTACACTGAAAGCATGCTAAGTGAATCCATGAAACGTAGGACAGAAGACTCGGCCATGAACATGCTGAAAATGAAAGTACGCGAGGCAGAAGAGAAGGAGCAAGCTTTCATGCAGCTACTTCAACAACAGGAGCAGAGAAGAGCCaaggagctggaggagctgaATGCAAAGCACGAtgaggaaagaaagaaggagggaGCTGAACAAAAGCAGTATGAGGCAAAAAGAGAGAACCTTGAGGAGGCTGTAAGAAGCCACAGAGCCATGTTGCAACTTCAGATCAGTACCCCTGATG ATGATGAAAAGAATAAGATCTCTGTGATCTTTCTTGGTCTCAGTGGCAGCGGTAAGTCTTCTGCTCTGAATGTAATCCTAGAGAGAGCAGGTAGCCAGTACTCAATTAACGGATCCACTCATGAACCGGCCCTACTGACTGTATTTTGCGAGAGAAAGGAGGTATACGCAGCAGGGAGGAAGCTCATCCTCGTCGACACCCCTGAGCTGTGGGATGAAGACGGGGTGGAGAATGTAGAGCTGGTGAAGGACTGCCTGGCTCTGGCCGTACCTGGGCCCCATGTTTTCCTGCTGGTGCTCCAGGTGGGACGCTTCACCCAGGGAGAGTGCGAGATGTTCGGACACCTCCAGAAGATCTTTGGACGAGAATTCGCAGAGCATGCCATCGTGTTGTTCGTTCAATTCGACAACAACAAGTGCAGGCCTCAGAAAATCAACAACTATGTTGCTGGTGCTCATTCAGCTCTGCAGGATCTTGTCCGGAAGTGCGGGAGCCGTTATTATGAGCTAAACATTATAAAATCCCAGAATGCTTTGAGCTATCCTCAGGTGAAAGATTTGCTGTCTGGGATCAGTAAACTGGTTGCCTCACATGGAGGACACCCCCACATAGTGAAGAGATTTTCTTTGCAGGAGCTGCAGGAACGAAACAAAGTGATTGAAGAGAGGAAGGAAGGAGCACTGGAAGTGAACTACTTATTAAGAGAAAATTAA